From Streptomyces cyaneogriseus subsp. noncyanogenus, the proteins below share one genomic window:
- a CDS encoding alpha/beta hydrolase produces MRRRAAALCGAAAVVAATVAAAPAGTSAPPRADAPAAAGIDWRKCGTARHPALQCATLAVPLDHARPRGERITLALTRVPHTAPVSQGPLLVNPGGPGGSGRALAGVVASSLPAEVAARYDVIGFDPRGVGASRPALDCRPGHFAPVRPGSLPRTPATERANLARAKSFAEACGAKYARVLPHLDTVAAARDMEAIRAALGAARISYFGYSYGTYLGAVYAKLFPHRVRRMALDSVADPAGVWYEANLRQDLAFDDRHRAFLAWVARHHAAYRLGTDPERVEARWYVMRAALARNPAAGKVGAAELEDTFVPGGYHNGYWPTLAAAFAAYAREGDTGPLVEAYEEFGAVDAAGANSYSVYAAVQCRDAAWPRDWRRWREDNWALYRKAPFLTWNNAWYNAPCAFWPVPARQPVDIANDELPPVLLFQATHDAATPYQGAVRVHRLLAGSRLVVEEGGGNHGVTLSGNACLDRHLAAYLADGTVPRGGGGADAVCPALPEPVPLEPEAASAASRGPALHRLPGPGRR; encoded by the coding sequence ATGAGACGACGCGCAGCCGCGCTGTGCGGTGCCGCGGCCGTGGTGGCCGCGACGGTCGCCGCCGCCCCCGCCGGTACGAGCGCGCCCCCGCGCGCGGACGCCCCGGCCGCCGCGGGGATCGACTGGAGGAAGTGCGGGACGGCCAGGCACCCGGCGCTCCAGTGCGCGACCCTCGCGGTGCCGCTGGACCACGCCCGCCCGCGCGGGGAGCGGATCACGCTGGCGCTCACCCGCGTCCCGCACACCGCGCCCGTCTCGCAGGGCCCGCTGCTGGTCAATCCCGGCGGCCCCGGCGGCAGCGGGCGGGCGCTCGCCGGGGTCGTCGCCTCCTCGCTGCCGGCCGAGGTGGCCGCCCGGTACGACGTGATCGGCTTCGACCCGCGCGGCGTCGGCGCGAGTCGGCCCGCCCTGGACTGCCGGCCGGGCCACTTCGCCCCGGTGCGCCCCGGCTCCCTGCCGCGCACACCCGCGACCGAGCGGGCCAATCTGGCGCGCGCCAAGTCCTTCGCCGAGGCGTGCGGCGCGAAGTACGCGCGTGTGCTGCCGCACCTGGACACGGTCGCCGCGGCGCGGGACATGGAGGCGATCCGGGCGGCGCTGGGCGCTGCGCGGATCAGCTACTTCGGCTACTCGTACGGGACGTACCTCGGCGCCGTCTACGCGAAGCTGTTCCCGCACCGGGTCCGGCGCATGGCCCTGGACTCGGTCGCCGACCCGGCGGGGGTCTGGTACGAGGCCAACCTCCGGCAGGACCTGGCCTTCGACGACCGCCACCGCGCCTTCCTGGCCTGGGTCGCCCGGCACCACGCCGCCTACCGGCTCGGCACCGATCCGGAGCGCGTGGAGGCCCGGTGGTACGTGATGCGGGCGGCGCTGGCCAGGAATCCGGCGGCCGGGAAGGTGGGCGCCGCGGAACTGGAGGACACCTTCGTGCCCGGCGGCTACCACAACGGCTACTGGCCCACCCTGGCCGCGGCGTTCGCGGCGTACGCGCGGGAGGGGGACACCGGGCCGCTGGTCGAGGCGTACGAGGAGTTCGGCGCCGTGGACGCCGCGGGCGCCAACAGCTACAGCGTCTACGCCGCGGTGCAGTGCCGGGACGCGGCCTGGCCCCGCGACTGGCGCCGCTGGCGTGAGGACAACTGGGCGTTGTACCGGAAAGCTCCGTTCCTGACCTGGAACAACGCCTGGTACAACGCGCCGTGCGCGTTCTGGCCGGTGCCGGCGCGACAGCCGGTGGACATCGCCAACGACGAGCTGCCACCGGTCCTGCTCTTCCAGGCGACCCACGACGCCGCCACCCCGTACCAGGGCGCCGTCAGGGTGCACCGGCTGCTGGCGGGCTCGCGCCTGGTGGTCGAGGAGGGCGGCGGCAACCACGGCGTCACGCTGAGCGGCAACGCCTGCCTGGACAGGCATCTGGCGGCCTATCTGGCCGACGGCACGGTGCCGCGCGGTGGGGGCGGGGCGGACGCGGTCTGCCCGGCGCTGCCGGAGCCGGTGCCGCTGGAGCCGGAGGCGGCGTCGGCGGCGTCGCGCGGCCCGGCCCTGCACCGGCTGCCGGGCCCGGGCCGCCGGTGA
- a CDS encoding RidA family protein, whose amino-acid sequence MNALTRIPAPDGVAPAAHYTHVVHGTGRFVAVSGQLPLDEEGRIVGEGDPAAQARQVFENLRRCLAAAGATFDDVVKLTFFVTDTAYLPAIRAARAEHIPDDRLPAASAVRVAGLVRPEFLMEIEALAVVAP is encoded by the coding sequence GTGAACGCGCTGACCAGGATTCCCGCCCCCGACGGCGTCGCCCCCGCCGCCCACTACACCCACGTCGTCCACGGCACCGGGCGGTTCGTGGCCGTCTCGGGCCAGCTCCCCCTGGACGAGGAGGGCCGGATCGTGGGCGAGGGCGATCCGGCGGCCCAGGCCCGCCAGGTCTTCGAGAACCTGCGCCGCTGCCTGGCGGCGGCCGGGGCCACCTTCGACGACGTCGTGAAGCTGACGTTCTTCGTCACGGACACGGCGTACCTGCCGGCCATCCGCGCGGCCCGCGCCGAGCACATACCCGACGACCGGCTGCCGGCCGCCTCGGCGGTGCGGGTCGCGGGCCTGGTGCGGCCGGAGTTCCTGATGGAGATCGAGGCGCTCGCGGTGGTGGCCCCGTGA
- a CDS encoding SRPBCC family protein: MAQVEATTERIVAADAETVFDTLADYGGTRAKLLPEQFSEYEVREGGDGEGTLVHWKLQATSKRVRDCLLEVTEPSDGELVEKDRNSSMVTTWRVTPAGEGKSRVVVTTTWQGAGGIGGFFEKTFAPKGLGRIYDALLARLAAEVEK; the protein is encoded by the coding sequence ATGGCGCAGGTCGAGGCCACGACGGAGCGGATCGTCGCCGCGGACGCGGAGACGGTGTTCGACACGCTCGCCGACTACGGCGGCACGCGCGCGAAGCTGCTGCCCGAGCAGTTCAGCGAGTACGAGGTCCGCGAGGGCGGCGACGGCGAGGGCACCCTCGTCCACTGGAAGCTCCAGGCCACCAGCAAGCGGGTCCGCGACTGCCTGCTGGAGGTCACCGAGCCGTCCGACGGCGAGCTCGTCGAGAAGGACCGCAACTCCTCGATGGTCACCACCTGGCGGGTCACCCCGGCCGGTGAGGGCAAGTCCCGCGTCGTCGTCACCACCACCTGGCAGGGCGCCGGGGGCATCGGCGGCTTCTTCGAGAAGACGTTCGCGCCCAAGGGGCTCGGCCGCATCTACGACGCGCTGCTGGCCAGGCTCGCCGCCGAGGTCGAGAAGTAG
- a CDS encoding 3-hydroxyacyl-CoA dehydrogenase family protein, giving the protein MATPLSDTPLSPLRTVAVVGLGTMGTGIAEVLARAGRDVVGIDVGEAQTARAVAALEAATARAVARGRLTERERADALARVRVSTDLRAAADADLVIEVAPESYEIKQQIIRELDGIVRPDTILATGTNALSVTRLAADSARPERVLGMHFFNPAPAMRLVEIVSSVLTAPAAVTAVTNLALDLGKEPVAVGDRPGFVADGLLFGYLNQAAAMYEAKYASREDIDAAMRLGCGLPMGPLALLDLIGIDTARTVLEAMYAASHDRLHAPAPVLRQLSEAGLTGRKAGRGFYTYEAPGSPAVVPDALTPRAGGPQVPGRPVRSVGVAGSGTMASGIAEVFAKSGYEVVLAARSAEKAEAAKARIGASLARSVDRGRLTAESAAQTLERIRPTGTYDDFADVDLAVEAVAEDLEVKRQLFATLDKVCRPGAVLATTTSSLPVVACARATTRPQDVIGMHFFNPAPAMKLVEVVRTVLTADDTHATVREVCAKIRKHPVDCGDRAGFIVNALLFPYLNNAVKMVQEHYASLDDIDAAMKLGGGYPMGPFELLDVVGLDVSLAIEKVLHREFRDPGLAPAPLLEHLVAAGCLGRKTGRGFREYAKR; this is encoded by the coding sequence ATGGCCACTCCCCTGTCCGACACCCCCCTGTCCCCGCTGCGGACCGTCGCCGTCGTCGGCCTCGGCACCATGGGCACCGGCATCGCCGAGGTCCTGGCCCGGGCCGGCCGCGACGTCGTCGGCATCGACGTCGGCGAGGCGCAGACCGCCCGCGCCGTCGCCGCGCTGGAGGCCGCCACCGCCCGCGCCGTCGCCCGGGGGCGGCTGACCGAGCGGGAGCGGGCGGACGCCCTCGCCCGGGTGCGCGTCTCGACCGACCTGCGGGCGGCGGCCGACGCCGATCTGGTGATCGAGGTGGCGCCGGAGTCGTACGAGATCAAGCAGCAGATCATCCGGGAGCTGGACGGCATCGTGCGGCCGGACACCATCCTGGCGACCGGTACCAACGCCCTGTCCGTGACGCGTCTGGCCGCCGACTCGGCCCGCCCGGAGCGGGTGCTGGGCATGCACTTCTTCAACCCCGCCCCGGCCATGCGGCTGGTGGAGATCGTCTCGTCCGTGCTCACGGCGCCCGCGGCGGTCACGGCGGTCACCAACCTCGCCCTGGACCTCGGCAAGGAGCCCGTCGCGGTCGGCGACCGGCCCGGTTTCGTCGCCGACGGGCTGCTGTTCGGCTACCTCAACCAGGCCGCGGCGATGTACGAGGCGAAGTACGCCTCGCGCGAGGACATCGACGCCGCGATGCGGCTGGGCTGCGGGCTGCCGATGGGGCCGCTCGCGCTGCTCGACCTGATCGGGATCGACACCGCGCGCACGGTCCTGGAGGCCATGTACGCCGCCTCGCACGACCGGCTGCACGCTCCCGCCCCGGTCCTGAGGCAGCTCAGCGAGGCGGGGCTGACGGGCCGCAAGGCGGGGCGCGGTTTCTACACCTACGAGGCGCCGGGCAGCCCGGCCGTGGTGCCGGACGCGCTGACGCCCCGGGCGGGCGGTCCGCAGGTCCCCGGCCGCCCCGTCCGCTCGGTGGGGGTGGCCGGTTCCGGCACCATGGCCTCGGGTATCGCGGAGGTCTTCGCCAAGTCCGGGTACGAGGTGGTCCTCGCCGCGCGCAGCGCGGAGAAGGCCGAGGCCGCCAAGGCGCGTATCGGCGCCTCCCTGGCCCGCTCGGTGGACCGGGGCCGGCTCACCGCCGAGTCCGCCGCGCAGACCCTGGAGCGGATCCGGCCCACCGGCACCTACGACGACTTCGCCGACGTGGACCTGGCGGTGGAGGCCGTCGCGGAGGACCTGGAGGTCAAGCGGCAGCTCTTCGCCACGCTGGACAAGGTCTGCCGGCCGGGCGCCGTCCTGGCCACCACCACCTCCTCCCTCCCCGTCGTCGCCTGCGCCCGCGCCACCACCCGCCCGCAGGACGTGATCGGCATGCACTTCTTCAACCCCGCCCCGGCGATGAAGCTGGTGGAGGTGGTGCGCACGGTGCTGACGGCGGACGACACGCACGCCACCGTCCGCGAGGTCTGCGCCAAGATCAGAAAGCATCCCGTGGACTGCGGCGACCGGGCCGGGTTCATCGTGAACGCGCTGCTGTTCCCGTACCTGAACAACGCGGTCAAGATGGTCCAGGAGCACTACGCCTCGCTCGACGACATCGACGCGGCGATGAAGCTGGGCGGCGGCTACCCGATGGGTCCCTTCGAGCTGCTGGACGTGGTGGGGCTGGACGTGTCGCTCGCCATCGAGAAGGTCCTGCACCGCGAGTTCCGCGACCCCGGGCTCGCCCCGGCACCGCTGCTGGAGCATCTGGTGGCCGCGGGCTGCCTCGGCCGCAAGACCGGCCGGGGCTTCCGCGAATATGCCAAGCGCTGA
- a CDS encoding adenylosuccinate lyase: MDEELRSVTERLRAESGGPEAYERLVATGDQDELAAILTEPGQPLWARELAAFRLGLAGDRRAFESLVLLLNHRDPPRCASAAYALARLGDPRTARAAAALATNELRVAYALHPVRLLVELRAPESVPALITTLRRRLRPHDPYRRVALACVEGLGALGDARAAPVLNEALAHPVLAEAAVRALARIPKRR, encoded by the coding sequence ATGGACGAAGAGTTGCGATCGGTCACGGAGCGTCTACGGGCCGAGTCCGGGGGGCCGGAGGCGTACGAGCGCCTCGTGGCGACCGGGGACCAGGACGAGCTGGCGGCAATCCTCACCGAGCCCGGACAGCCCCTGTGGGCCCGGGAGCTGGCCGCGTTCCGGCTGGGGCTGGCGGGGGACCGGCGGGCCTTCGAGTCCCTGGTGCTGCTGCTCAACCACCGTGATCCGCCGCGCTGCGCCTCCGCCGCGTACGCCCTGGCCCGCCTCGGCGACCCGCGTACCGCCCGGGCCGCCGCCGCGCTCGCCACCAACGAACTGCGCGTCGCCTACGCCCTGCACCCCGTCCGGCTCCTGGTCGAGCTGCGCGCCCCGGAGTCCGTGCCCGCGCTGATCACCACCCTGCGGCGGCGGCTGCGCCCGCACGACCCCTACCGCCGGGTCGCGCTCGCGTGCGTGGAGGGCCTCGGCGCGCTGGGCGACGCCCGCGCCGCCCCCGTGCTCAACGAGGCCCTCGCCCACCCGGTCCTGGCCGAGGCGGCGGTGCGGGCGCTGGCACGGATCCCGAAACGGCGGTGA
- the ccrA gene encoding crotonyl-CoA carboxylase/reductase yields the protein MKDILAAIQSPDSTPDDFAALPLPESYRAITVHKDEVEMFAGLETREKDPRKSIHLDEVPVPELGPGEALVAVMASSVNYNSVWTSIFEPLSTFGFLERYGKLSPLTKRHDLPYHIIGSDLAGVVLRTGPGVNAWKPGDEVVAHCLSVELESPDGHDDTMLDPEQRIWGFETNFGGLAEIALVKSNQLMPKPAHLTWEEAAAPGLVNSTAYRQLVSRNGAAMKQGDNVLIWGASGGLGSYATQFALAGGATPICVVSSPEKAEICRKMGAEHVIDRNAEGYRFWKDEHTQDPKEWKRFGKRIRELTGGEDIDIVFEHPGRETFGASVYVTRKGGTITTCASTSGYMHEYDNRYLWMSLKRIIGSHFANYREAYEANRLIAKGKIHPTLSKVYPLHETGQAAHDVHRNAHQGKVGVLCLAPEEGLGVRDHEMRARHLDAINRFRNV from the coding sequence GTGAAGGACATCCTGGCCGCGATCCAGTCGCCCGACTCCACGCCGGACGACTTCGCCGCCCTGCCGCTCCCCGAGTCGTACCGTGCGATCACCGTCCACAAGGACGAGGTCGAGATGTTCGCGGGCCTGGAGACCCGGGAGAAGGACCCGCGCAAGTCGATCCACCTGGACGAGGTCCCGGTGCCCGAACTCGGCCCGGGCGAGGCCCTGGTGGCCGTCATGGCCTCCTCGGTCAACTACAACTCGGTGTGGACCTCGATCTTCGAGCCGCTGTCGACCTTCGGTTTCCTGGAGCGTTACGGCAAGCTGTCGCCGCTGACCAAGCGGCACGACCTGCCGTACCACATCATCGGCTCCGACCTCGCGGGCGTCGTGCTGCGCACCGGCCCCGGCGTCAACGCCTGGAAGCCCGGCGACGAGGTGGTGGCCCACTGTCTGTCCGTCGAACTGGAGTCGCCCGACGGCCACGACGACACCATGCTCGACCCCGAGCAGCGCATCTGGGGCTTCGAGACCAACTTCGGCGGCCTCGCCGAGATCGCGCTGGTCAAGTCCAACCAGCTCATGCCCAAGCCCGCTCATCTGACCTGGGAGGAGGCCGCCGCTCCGGGTCTGGTGAACTCCACCGCCTACCGGCAGCTCGTCTCCCGCAACGGCGCGGCGATGAAGCAGGGCGACAACGTCCTGATCTGGGGTGCCTCCGGGGGTCTCGGCTCCTACGCCACCCAGTTCGCCCTGGCCGGCGGCGCCACCCCGATCTGTGTCGTCTCCTCGCCGGAGAAGGCGGAGATATGCCGGAAGATGGGCGCCGAGCACGTCATCGACCGCAACGCCGAGGGCTACCGGTTCTGGAAGGACGAGCACACCCAGGACCCCAAGGAGTGGAAGCGCTTCGGCAAGCGCATCCGCGAACTCACCGGCGGCGAGGACATCGACATCGTCTTCGAGCACCCCGGCCGCGAGACCTTCGGCGCCTCGGTCTACGTCACCCGCAAGGGCGGCACCATCACCACCTGCGCCTCCACCTCGGGCTACATGCACGAGTACGACAACCGCTACCTGTGGATGTCGCTGAAGCGGATCATCGGCTCGCACTTCGCCAACTACCGCGAGGCGTACGAGGCCAACCGCCTGATCGCCAAGGGCAAGATCCACCCCACCCTGTCCAAGGTCTACCCGCTCCACGAGACCGGCCAGGCGGCCCACGACGTCCACCGCAACGCCCACCAGGGCAAGGTCGGCGTGCTGTGCCTCGCCCCCGAGGAGGGCCTGGGCGTGCGCGACCACGAGATGCGCGCGCGGCACCTCGACGCCATCAACCGCTTCCGGAACGTCTGA
- a CDS encoding TetR family transcriptional regulator — translation MSQPAKSSRTPATPDAPESTAGGRAAAQRLKMRRELAAAAMELFATKGYEATTVDEIAAAAGVARRTFFRHFRSKEEAIFPDHDDTLVRAEAVLNAAPAHEHPLDTVCRGIKEVMKMYAAQPEISVARYKLTREVPALREAEIASVARYERLFTRYLLGHFDEHAHADDANDDPLLAEVAASAVVTAHNHVLRRWLRAGGQGDVETQLDHAFAIVRKTFGTGIMAGRTTAPRPAAATASAQGEVLVTVARTDAPLDEVMRTIEQALKER, via the coding sequence ATGTCCCAGCCCGCCAAGTCCTCACGTACACCCGCCACGCCCGACGCGCCGGAGAGCACCGCGGGCGGCCGTGCCGCCGCCCAGCGGCTGAAAATGCGCCGAGAACTGGCGGCGGCGGCGATGGAGCTGTTCGCGACCAAGGGGTACGAGGCGACCACCGTCGACGAGATCGCGGCCGCGGCCGGGGTCGCCCGCCGCACCTTCTTCCGCCACTTCCGCTCCAAGGAAGAGGCGATCTTCCCGGACCACGACGACACCCTGGTGCGCGCCGAGGCCGTGCTCAACGCGGCGCCCGCGCACGAGCATCCGCTCGACACGGTGTGCCGCGGCATCAAGGAAGTCATGAAGATGTACGCGGCCCAGCCGGAGATCTCGGTCGCCCGCTACAAGCTCACGCGGGAGGTGCCCGCGCTGCGCGAGGCGGAGATCGCGTCGGTGGCCCGCTACGAACGCCTCTTCACCCGCTATCTGCTCGGGCACTTCGACGAGCACGCCCACGCCGACGACGCCAACGACGACCCGCTGCTGGCCGAGGTGGCTGCCTCCGCCGTGGTCACCGCCCACAACCACGTGCTGCGGCGCTGGCTGCGGGCGGGCGGACAGGGCGATGTGGAGACGCAGCTCGACCACGCCTTCGCGATCGTCCGCAAGACGTTCGGCACGGGGATCATGGCGGGCCGCACCACGGCCCCGCGGCCGGCCGCCGCGACCGCCTCCGCCCAGGGCGAGGTACTGGTGACCGTGGCCCGTACCGACGCCCCGCTCGACGAGGTCATGCGCACGATCGAGCAGGCCCTCAAGGAGCGCTGA
- a CDS encoding protein meaA, with protein sequence MTERQKDRPWLMRTYAGHSTAEASNELYRRNLAKGQTGLSVAFDLPTQTGYDPDHVLARGEVGRVGVPVAHLGDMRRLFQDIPLEQMNTSMTINATAMWLLALYQVVAEEQGADITQLQGTTQNDIVKEYLSRGTHVFPPGPSLRLTTDMIAYTVSHMPKWNPINICSYHLQEAGATPVQEIAYAMSTAIAVLDAVRDSGQVPQERMGDVVGRISFFVNAGVRFIEEMCKMRAFGRIWDRVTRERYGIENPKHRRFRYGVQVNSLGLTEAQPENNVQRIVLEMLAVTLSKDARARAVQLPAWNEALGLPRPWDQQWSLRIQQVLAYESDLLEYDDIFEGSKVIEAKVDELVEAALAEIERIQEMGGAMAAVESGYLKSQLVASHAERRARIESGQEKIVGVNVFESTEPNPLTADLDTAIQTVDPAVEARVVDSLRHWRDTRYQPPFNHPRPCKALERLKEAARGTENLMEATLECARAGVTTGEWAGALREVFGEFRAPTGVSSAPVAVPAEEGSALSEVRRKVERTARDLGVGKLRFLVGKPGLDGHSNGAEQIAVRARDAGFEVVYQGIRLTPEQIVDAALSEDVHAVGLSILSGSHAQLVPDVLERLRVAGATDIPVIAGGIIPSGDAEELRAAGVAAVFTPKDFDITGIIGRIVDEIRNANKLDPLEVPA encoded by the coding sequence ATGACAGAGCGTCAGAAGGACCGGCCGTGGCTCATGCGGACCTACGCGGGGCACTCGACCGCCGAGGCGTCCAACGAGCTGTACCGGCGCAACCTCGCCAAGGGCCAGACGGGTCTGTCGGTGGCGTTCGACCTGCCGACGCAGACCGGCTACGACCCGGACCACGTCCTCGCCCGCGGCGAGGTCGGCCGGGTCGGGGTGCCGGTCGCGCACCTCGGTGACATGCGCCGGCTGTTCCAGGACATCCCCCTGGAGCAGATGAACACCTCGATGACGATCAACGCCACGGCCATGTGGCTGCTGGCGCTCTATCAGGTCGTCGCCGAGGAGCAGGGCGCGGACATCACCCAGCTCCAGGGGACGACCCAGAACGACATCGTCAAGGAGTACCTGTCCCGGGGGACGCACGTCTTCCCGCCGGGGCCGAGCCTGCGCCTGACGACGGACATGATCGCGTACACGGTCTCCCACATGCCGAAGTGGAACCCGATCAACATCTGCAGCTACCACCTGCAGGAGGCGGGCGCCACCCCGGTGCAGGAGATCGCGTACGCGATGTCCACCGCGATCGCCGTCCTCGACGCCGTGCGCGACTCCGGCCAGGTGCCGCAGGAGCGCATGGGCGATGTCGTCGGCCGCATCTCCTTCTTCGTGAACGCGGGCGTCCGCTTCATCGAGGAGATGTGCAAGATGCGCGCCTTCGGCCGCATCTGGGACCGCGTCACGCGGGAGCGGTACGGCATCGAGAACCCCAAACACCGCCGCTTCCGCTACGGCGTCCAGGTCAACTCGCTCGGTCTGACCGAGGCGCAGCCGGAGAACAACGTCCAGCGGATCGTGCTGGAGATGCTGGCGGTCACCCTCTCCAAGGACGCCCGCGCGCGTGCCGTGCAGCTGCCCGCCTGGAACGAGGCCCTGGGGCTGCCCCGCCCCTGGGACCAGCAGTGGTCGCTGCGCATCCAGCAGGTCCTCGCCTACGAGAGCGACCTGCTGGAGTACGACGACATCTTCGAGGGGTCGAAGGTGATCGAGGCCAAGGTGGACGAGCTGGTCGAGGCGGCCCTCGCCGAGATCGAGCGCATCCAGGAGATGGGCGGCGCCATGGCCGCCGTCGAGTCCGGCTACCTCAAGTCGCAGCTCGTCGCCTCGCACGCCGAGCGCCGGGCCCGGATCGAGTCGGGCCAGGAGAAGATCGTCGGCGTCAACGTCTTCGAGTCGACCGAGCCGAACCCGCTCACCGCCGACCTGGACACCGCCATCCAGACGGTCGACCCGGCGGTCGAGGCCCGGGTCGTCGACTCGCTCCGGCACTGGCGCGACACCCGCTACCAGCCGCCGTTCAACCACCCGCGCCCCTGCAAGGCGCTGGAGCGGCTGAAGGAGGCCGCGCGCGGCACCGAGAACCTCATGGAGGCCACCCTGGAGTGCGCCCGCGCGGGCGTCACGACCGGCGAGTGGGCGGGGGCCCTGCGGGAGGTGTTCGGCGAGTTCCGGGCGCCGACCGGGGTGTCGTCCGCGCCGGTGGCGGTCCCCGCCGAGGAGGGCTCGGCCCTGTCCGAGGTGCGCCGCAAGGTGGAGCGGACCGCCCGGGACCTCGGCGTCGGCAAGCTGCGCTTCCTGGTCGGCAAGCCCGGCCTGGACGGGCACTCCAACGGCGCCGAGCAGATCGCCGTACGGGCCCGTGACGCCGGCTTCGAGGTGGTGTACCAGGGCATCCGGCTCACCCCGGAGCAGATCGTGGACGCGGCCCTCTCGGAGGACGTGCACGCGGTCGGCCTGTCCATCCTCTCCGGCTCGCACGCCCAGCTGGTGCCGGACGTGCTGGAGCGGCTGCGTGTGGCCGGTGCCACAGATATTCCGGTGATCGCCGGTGGCATCATCCCAAGCGGTGACGCCGAAGAGCTGCGGGCCGCCGGAGTGGCCGCGGTCTTCACCCCGAAGGATTTCGACATCACCGGGATCATCGGCCGGATCGTCGACGAGATCCGGAACGCGAACAAGCTCGACCCCCTGGAGGTCCCCGCATGA
- a CDS encoding Rv2578c family radical SAM protein produces the protein MRWDNLSLTESGHGRAADAALFDADAVTTRTFDTPEFRGITFHEVRARSILNRVPGASRMPFEWTVNPYRGCTHACVYCFARKTHGYLDLDTGLGFDTQIVVKVNAPELLRRQLASPRWQGDHIAMGTNVDCYQRAEGRYRLMPGILTALRDRANPFSILTKGTLILRDLDLLTQAARVTDVGISVSVGFTDPELWRTVEPGTPAPERRLEVVRTLSEHGIGCGVLMAPVIPFLGDHPAQLRETVRAIAASGATSVTPLVLHLRPGAREWFMAWLARRHPHLVGRYERLYAEGAYAPKWYQRRITRQVHELAEEYGIGPTRAQTRRRIRPPETAAPAAPEGTQLSFL, from the coding sequence ATGCGCTGGGACAACCTCAGCCTCACCGAGTCCGGCCACGGCCGGGCGGCCGACGCGGCGCTGTTCGACGCGGACGCGGTCACCACCCGCACCTTCGACACGCCGGAGTTCCGCGGCATCACCTTCCACGAGGTGCGGGCCCGCTCGATCCTGAACCGGGTGCCGGGCGCCTCGCGCATGCCCTTCGAGTGGACGGTCAACCCCTACCGGGGCTGCACGCACGCGTGCGTGTACTGCTTCGCCCGCAAGACGCACGGCTACCTGGACCTCGACACGGGGCTCGGGTTCGACACCCAGATCGTGGTCAAGGTGAACGCGCCCGAGCTGCTGCGCCGCCAGCTCGCCTCGCCGCGCTGGCAGGGCGACCACATCGCGATGGGCACCAACGTCGACTGCTACCAGCGCGCCGAGGGCCGCTACCGGCTGATGCCGGGCATCCTCACCGCCCTGCGCGACCGCGCGAACCCCTTCTCCATCCTCACCAAGGGCACGCTGATCCTGCGCGACCTGGACCTGCTGACGCAGGCGGCCCGGGTGACGGACGTGGGCATCTCGGTGTCGGTCGGCTTCACCGACCCGGAGCTGTGGCGCACGGTGGAGCCGGGCACGCCCGCCCCGGAGCGGCGCCTGGAGGTCGTACGGACTCTGAGTGAGCACGGCATCGGCTGCGGGGTCCTGATGGCGCCCGTGATCCCGTTCCTCGGCGACCACCCGGCGCAGCTACGGGAGACCGTGCGGGCGATCGCGGCGTCCGGGGCCACCTCGGTCACGCCGCTGGTGCTGCATCTGCGGCCCGGCGCCCGGGAGTGGTTCATGGCCTGGCTCGCCCGCCGGCACCCGCATCTGGTGGGGCGGTACGAGCGGCTGTACGCGGAGGGGGCCTACGCCCCGAAGTGGTATCAGCGCCGGATCACCCGCCAGGTGCACGAGCTGGCCGAGGAGTACGGCATCGGCCCCACGCGCGCGCAGACGCGGCGCCGGATCCGGCCGCCGGAGACGGCCGCGCCCGCGGCACCGGAAGGGACCCAGCTCTCGTTCCTCTGA